A segment of the Myxococcales bacterium genome:
CGCCATCGGGCAACACCTTCTTCGTCGTCTTCTCCTGCCGATACGGGTTCTCTCGGGCGGCCTTGTAGAGCCACTCGAAGGCGCCCGTGACTTTGCGCGTCGCGTACCGGGCGCGCTCGCTCGACGGGCCGCTCGTGCCGTCCAAGAACCAATCGCCCCGGGCCGACAACGCCACGAACATGCGCTCAGGAAACGCGCCGAGCAGCACCGCGAGGAACACGCCGTTGACGAGCAACGTGCGCAAGACCAGTCGGTCCACGAACTTGAGGAAGCGCGCCGCGCCCTTCTTGCGGCGCGCCTCGCTCCACAAGTCCCACGCGAGCGGCAACCCCGGAAAGAGGAGCGCGCCCGCCGCCAGCGGAAGCCACGTGGCCTTGTTCGCGAACGCCGCGAGCGACGAGGCCATCCACACGCCCAAGAGCGGAGCGGCGAGCATGAGCGCGACCGCGACGAGCTTGAGGACGAGCGTGAGGGCCGCCGCGATGAACGAGCGGGGCTTTGGGCGGGAAGGGTGAGCGGTCACGGCAATTCGAGCACGTTAGGCACGGCGCTAGGCGCCCGCTAGCGCGGTTCGGAGATCGGCGAGCTTTTGCAGGAGGTCCTGCTGGCGGTGGAATCCTCGCGCTTCGATGAGTCGGAGGTTCGCTTCGAGCTCAGGCATGGAGAGGCCAAGTCGCAGGAGCGCGAGCGCGTCGCCCTGATCCCGCGGCCGACGGTCGGTCATGGAGAGGACCTTGAGCGCCACGAGCTCCTCCACGCGAGCGACGGGCAAGCTGAAGGTGTCGTCCCACGCCACGCGTTCGCTTCGCGACACAATCTCCGCCTCGATCCCGCTGCTCGCCGCCAGCAGGTCCACCGTCACGCCGAGCGGCGAGCCCAGCCGTACCGTGGCAATGCGGGCGGCGTCGTCTTGCTCGACCAGTGCATCGACTTGATACCCGCGAGCTCGCGCTTCGCGGACGAGCGCCTCGACGGCAGCGTCGCTCGTCGTCGCCACCGCAAAGTCGATGTCACGTGTGAAGCGGACATACCCCCGAAGCGAAACGGCGAGTCCGCCTACGAGCGCGAAGGGGACCCCCAACGCCGTGAGATCGGCAGCGGCGCTTCGTAGGGCGCGCGCCAGCGTGTCGCCCGTCACGGCTCGTCCGATCGCACCCAGCGTTCGACCTCGGCCTCGATGGCCTCGGCGCTCCACTCGGGGTGCCTAAGTCGAAGGCTCCGGCGCTTTAGCTCGAGGCCAAAGGCGAAGGTGTCGAAGGCTTCCTCCAGGCGCGCACGGAGGAGTTCTTGTGACGTCTGCGGCGCCTTCACGCGGTGAAGTCTAGCACGGGGCGTCTAGCGAGCCGGGCGGCCCATACCCCGCGAGACGTGCGCGGAAGGGCTACTCTCCGCCGTGACACCACTGCCGGAGCTGCACCGGGGCGTCCGCGCGTTCGCTCCAGTTGCACGCCTCTCCGTGCAAGATGACGACTCGCGGCAGGCCGGTGGAACTCGCGGGCCACGGCGTCCAGCCGTCGGCGGGCCCGAGGTCGAAGCCGAACCAGTCGCCTTTCTGCGGGACGAACGCACTGAGCCCTTCGGTGTCGATGGCGCCAGCGTCGGCCACGAGCGATGTGGAACGAAACACGCACGCCGCGGCACGCGTCGTCGCCGCTTGCAGTGCGCCGAAGATTTCCCCTCGCAAGGTCGCCTCGTCCTTGCCCGTTGGATCGAGCGAGCGATGGCATTGCGTTGGCCCAGGCGACGCACCGACGCACGCATCGCCGCGCTCCGCGATGCCGTGAAGGAACGGGTCGACTCCAGCGCCTACGCTGATGGCGAAGGTTCGGACGGGCGGCGACTTCTTCGCTTTCTGCGCGGCCACAACGGCGCCCCACGTCGCTTGCTCGTCGTTCGCAGTGAGCGCAACTCGCCCGCTTCGGCTCAGGAGCACCACCGAAGGGTTTTCGCCGTTCGCTTGAGCCGCAAGGAGCTGGTACGCGCCTGCGAGTGCGGCCGGGGTCGCGTTGGTGGCGGCGACCGTCGGTGATCCGGCCAAGCGAGCATCAAAGGCCGCGCGCTGGGCGCCATCTACGACCCTGATCGGCACGTCGAACGCAGACGGGTAGACGGCGGCCGGAGGATCGAGCGTGTCGCCAAACACGGCGAGGCCGACGGAGAGCGGCGCGCCCCCATCGGCGGACGCCGCCAGCGCGAAGTCCGAGAGCGCGCCGCGCATCGCCGCCCACTCGAGGTTCGACGCGACGCCGCCGCCGTCGCCGGCAGTGGTCGTGCCATCCACGAGCAGGACCACCGATGGAGTCACGAGTCCGAGATTGGCGACGGGCTGGCAGTACGTCTCGAAGATGTTGACGCGCTCGGGAGTCGACGCATCGATCGGCAGGAAGGTCGGCGGCAAGGGCGCTGCATCCGGCCCCGCGTTCGCCGCTGACGTTGGTGAGCTCGGCGTCTGCCCGCAGCTCACTGCGAAGAGGGCCGCTCCGAGCGCCGCGAGTCCCGAGAGCGCAGCGCAACGTCGCATCACCGCCCCGCTCCCGTTGGACAACCCGCGACGAGCGCCGCGGACGCGAACGGCTCGTCGTCGTTGCAGCTCTGACCGTGCAGAAGAACCGCCTCGGGCATGCGATTCGAAGGAGGGGGCCACCACGACCACCCGTCGACGTCATCGATTGGCACAAGGGACGGATCGCCGTTCTTGTCTTGCGCGACCAGGTTGAGGGACTCGAAGGGCAAGACCCCCGCGTCGGGTGCACGTGGCACAGGCTGAAAGACGCACGCCGCGGCGCGTTGGGCGACCGCCGAGAGCGCGACGAAAACCTCCGCGCGGAGGGTTGCCTCGCTCTTTCCCGTCGGGTCAACCGCGCGATGGCACGGGTTCGGCGCTGGCGCTGGCACCGCCGCGTCGCACGTTTCGCCTCGCTCCGCGATGCCGTGAAGGAACGCATCGGTGCCCGCGCCAACCCCGATGGCAAAGGTTCGCACGGGTGGGGAGGTCGCGCCCGCTCGCGCCGATGCCACGACATCCCACGAGGCTTGCCGTGCGTTGGTGGTGAGCGTCCCGCGCCCGCTGCGACTCAGCAAGATGACCGACGGGTTCCATGCGTTCGGTTGGGAAGCGAGCGACGCGTACGCGCCGGCGAGCGCAGCGGTGGCGTTTGCGCTGCTCGGCGCTGGTGAGCCCGCGAGGCGAGCGGCGAAGGCGGCACGCTGCGCGTCGTCGACGATCTTGATGGGAACGTCGAGGGGCGAGGGATAGCCCGCCGCGCTGTCGAGCGCGTCTCCGAAAGCGACGAGGCCAACCGCGAGCGGTGAACCTCCGTCGCTCATCGCGCCGCTCACGAAGTCAGCGATGGCGCCGCGCATCGCCGCCCATTCGAGACTCGTCGCGGCACCGCCATCGGCGCTCGCCGCCGGGCCGTCGACGACCAAGACGATTCGCGCGGCCGCGCGAGAAAGGTTGGCTATGAGGTCGATGCACGGGCCGCCGACGGGCGGAGGTTCAGGAGGTGGAGGCGGGGGCACGTTCACGGGACTTGTCACGATCGGCGGAGCACGTCGCACGTCCTCTCCCGCGTCCGCGTAGACGATCGACGAAGGGGCCTCGACCCGTCCGCAGTGCGCCACCACGGCGAGCGCCGCGATCGCGCCAAGTGCTGTCCCGCGCCCCATGCTGGGAGCGTGGCATGCCTTCGAGAAGGTGGCGAGGCATCCGGCTACGGTCGAGTGGTCAAGGATGGCGCGCGTGACGGCGCCCGCAAAGAACGGTCCGCTCCGATCAGATCGGTTCGATGCAGACGACGCGGTTTGCCCCGCGATCGGCCACCATCATCGTGTTGCCGTCGGGCGAGACCGCGAGGATGTTGCCGTCGTAGTTCGTGAGCGTGAGGCCGCTGGCGAGCTCGGTCTGCGCCCCCGCCGAGTCGATGCGCGTCAGCTTTCCCGTTGACCAACTTGCAACATACACGTTGCCGCCGAAGGCGCCGCCGGTGCTGTATGTCACGGCGTGGATGCCGGGGAGCGTCGTGGCGAGCGGTGTGCCGAGCCCGCCATCGGCGAGCAAGCGCGATACCTCGTCGGCACCGGCGTAGCCGCCACCCGCGGGCCGCGACGCGAGCAGCGTTCCGCCGAACGACGGGAGCTTCACGAAGCTGATCCCCTCTGAGCCGGCGACCTCCGAGAACGCGACACCGGCATCGACGGTCGAGAGGTACACACCCCAGTCGACGCCCACACCGTCCGTGTCGCCGGTCGCGTAGAGGCCTTGGGGGTAAGCGCTGCCCTTTGGCGCGAAGGACAAGCCGAAGATGTCGTCGAGGCCCGGTCCCGGGCCAGTCACGAACGTGGACGCCGTGCCCGAGGTCCCGACACGGTAGATGGTGCTGTCGCCATCGCCGTCGCCGCCTTGGTCGCCCACGTAGAGCTGACCGTCGAGGACCGACTCTTCGTCCCACGTGATGGTCGTGAGGACCACCGGCGCCTTCGCGCCCCACTGCGCTGCCGCCGTGAACGACGACACGACGCCTGTGTTGGTATCAATGCGCCGGAGCACGTTGTCGCCTTGGTTGATCACGTAGAGAAGGCCGGCGTAGGGCCCGCGCGCGAACGTCAGCGCGACCGGCTGGTTCAGGCCGTTGTCTTTCGCGAGCACGACGGCACGGAAGCCCGCCGCGACGGTCCAGCCTGGGCTCTCCGAGAACGCGCCGCAGCTGTAGCGGATGGCCCCGTCTGGCGCTCCGTCGGAGTTTGACGCATCGCCGGCATCGGTGGTCTTCGCGTCGGAGGTTGTCGCGTCAACGGTCGTCGCGTCGCCGCGGCCAGCGTCGCCCGTGGTGGACGGCGGTGCGTCGATCGTGGCTGCGTCCGGCGACCCGAGCTTCGGAGTGCCGTCGTCGTCGGTGCAGGCGGCGAAGGCGGTCGGAAAGATCGACGACGCCACCGCCAGGACAAGGAAAGAGAGATGGCTGCGGGTGATGCGCATTCCAAGAGCGTAGCGACTTCGCGTTCGCGATGCGCGGCATACGCGCGCCACCTGGAACGAGCCTCAACCGCCGAGCTTCGCGAGCATGGCCCGCGCGTGCGCGACCTGCGGCGCAAACTGGGGCGGCAAGTCCACCGAGAGGAAGCGTCGAAACGAATCGGCTGCTGCCGCCGTCCGCTGCAGCGCCATCTCGGCGGTCGCCTTGTTGAACCACGCGTGCGGTGAATATGCGTCGATGGCCAGCGCCGACTCGTAGGATCGGAGCGCCTCCGCCAATTGGCCCATGCGGCCCAAGACGTGCCCGCGATCGCACCATGCGTTGATCCGCTTGGGGTCCTGCTGGAGCACTTGATCGTAGGCGACGAGCGATTGGGGAAGGTGCCCGAGCGTTTCGAGGAGATCGGCCTTCTCGAACCACGCGTCCGTGAGCGAGCCGTCGACGGCGAGCGCTTCCTCGAGACACTGAAGCGCCGGGCCCGGGCGCCTTAGGGCTTTCAAGTGCTGAGCCTTGGCAAGGAGCAGGTACGGATCGCGCACGAGCATCAGCGCCTCGTCAAAGGCTACGAGCGCCTCTTCGTGACGTCCTGCGTCGATGTGCCCAATGAGCTTGGCCTTCGCCGCGTCGAAGAGCCGCTCGCGCTCGGCGGCTGTCATGGGTTGCGCCGGCCGCCTCATCTCGTCGAGCTTCGCGGTGATCGACGCGGCGGGATCGGACGACTCCGCTCCCCCGACCATCACGTGCACTTCCTTGGGACTCCCGCCGCAGTACATGCACCGGCTGCGCGCTCCCGCGGCCGCGCTCATCGGACGCCCGCAGCCACCACAAACGATCTTTCCGCCGGACATGACCCCTCCGCGAGTGCGCGCCAAAGGCAACGTTGCCAGCGTACCGCGGCTTGCGCGTCGGTCGCTACGCGGCTCGAAGAGCGAAAGTTCGCCGATGTTTGTAACCATGGGCGCATGACGCGTAGTGCTCCTCAAGAAAGGTCACACGAACCATGAAGACTCTCCTCGTCGCCGTTTGCCTCGCCGCCCTCTCCGGTTGCTCGAGCCAACTGGCCCGCCCCGCCACGTCGGCCACCGCGACCACGAGCGCTGTGATGTGTCCGGAAGGCTCCACGGCGGAAGGCAGTCGCTGCGTCTCTAGCGACGTTGCGGAGTTTTCGTCGCCCTGACTTGAGAATTCAGCGACTCACCACGACGCGGACCGTGACGCGAGGGCGACTCGCGTCGCGCCACGGCCTTCGAAACGGGAGGACGGACCGCGTCATCAGTCATAGCTTGGACAACCCTTCACGAGGATCGCCGAAGCAGAGCGTTCGTTATCGGCGCACGCGTGCCCGTGGAGGATGGTCGCCTCGGGCATACGCTTCCACGCGATCGGCCAAGGCAACCACCCATCGGTGTCGTCGATCGGAATCAGGCGTTGACCGCCGTTCCTGTCATGGACGACGAGGTTGAGCGCTTCATGGGGCCAGGCACCCGCGTCGGGCGCACGGGGCCCCGTGTGAAACACGCAGCCCGTCGCGCGACGCCCTGCTGCCGAGAGCGAAAGCAAGAGCTCCGCGCGCAGCGCCTCCTCACTCTTGCCCGTCGGGTCCACGGCGAGGGCGCATTGCGACTTCGTGCTGCACGCATCGCCTCTCTTGGCGATGCCGTGAAGAAACGAATCGCTCCCGCTGCCAACGCCGATGGCGAACGTGCGCACCGGCGGGCTCGTCTTGCCGCCCTGCGCGAGCGCCACGGCGGACCACGACGCTTGCTCGTTCGTCGAGGTTGCCCCGCGGTCGCTGCGGCTCATGAAGACGACCGACGGGTTCCATCCGTTCGCCTGAGCAGCCAGCCACTTGTACGCAGCCGAAAGTGCCGCGGAGGCGTCTGCACTAGCTGCCGACGGCGAACCCGCGAGGCGAGCGGCGACAGCGGCGCGCTGCGCGTCGTCGACGACCTTGATGGGGACGTCGAGAGGCGCAGGATAGTTTCCTCCCGCGCTGTCCTGCGAGTCTCCGAAGGCGATGAGGCCAACGGCGAGCGGCGAACCGCCGTCGCTGATCATCGCGCCCAGGAAGTCGGAGATGGCACCCCGCACCGCCGACCACTCGACGCTCGCGCCGCCATCGAGGCTCGCAGCCGAGCCGTCGACGACCAAGACAAGCTGCGGCGGCGTCCGAGAGAGGTCGACGGTCTCGGTCGCGCACGTTGCCGTGAAGACGTTGAACCGGTCGGCGCCCGCCTCCCGCGGCAGAAAGTCCGGGGGCTCCGACGCCGCGTCAGCGCCCGCGTCGTCCGTTGGCGCCGCGGGGATCGCCATCCGCCCGCAGCTCGCCACGACGGCGAGCGTCGCGCTCGCTCCGAGTCCCCACCCACGGCTCATTCAGCGAGCGTGGCATGTCTTCGTCTGGGTGGCGAGCCGCCCCGGCGCGCCCTCTTCCGCGCTACACTGAGCCCCATGGCCGATGCCGCCGAGCGCCGCGCGACCTACGCAGACATCCTGAACGCGCCGGCGCATCACGTCGCCGAGATCGTATTCGGTGTACTCCACACGCACCCGCGACCCGCGGCACGGCACGCCCGTGCGGCTTCGCGACTCGGCGGGGAGCTCGACGGTCCCTTCGATCGTGGGCGCGGCGGTCCCGGTGGTTGGATCTTGCTCGACGAGCCGGAGTTGCACCTAGGCGAAGACGTGCTCGTGCCCGACCTCGCCGGGTGGCGACGCGCCCGAATGCCGCAGTTTCCCTACGACGCAGCGCACTTCACGCTCGCGCCCGATTGGGTTTGCGAAGTTCTCTCTCCGTCGACCTCGAAGCTCGATCGGGGCGACAAGCTCACGGTCTACGCGCGCGAACACGTTTCGCATACCTGGCTCCTCGACCCGCTCGACCGCACCCTGGAAATCTTGCGCCTCGAGGGTGAGCGATGGGTACGGCTCGCCTTCTACAAGGACGCGGAGCTCGTGCGCGGTGAGCCGTTCGACGCCATTGAGTTTGCGCTTAGCGGCCTCTGGCCCGACTGACCATCAAGCCGTGCTCTCAGAAGACGCCTTGCCGTTCGCGCTCTACGGAGGCCTCGCGCTGGCCTAACAGGCGCGGACGTTTGGTCGCCCGCTCGGCGCGTCATGCCTGCCCAAGGTCGAGCTTCTCTTGCGTCGCCCTCCATTAAAGGAGTCGAGCTCTCGGGAGCTCCGGCGTTGATGTCGTACCTTCACGCTAAGATCCACGCGCAACTCCGCTGATCCACTGAGGCCCACGCGATCTAATGGACCGCGTTTTCGTGGTCGAAGCGCCGATGTAGGGCAAAGTCAACGCGACGAAGTTGTTCGGGATGACCGGCTGGCATTGCTGTTGCTCGTTGGGAGACAGCCATGAAGAAGCCCATCTCCGCGGATGCGAACCTCGACCTCGACGCCTTGGATGCGGTGGCCGGCGGCCGTGCCGTGTACGCCCCCGTGCCTCACCAGCAGACGCAGTCGTCGCAGTTCGGTTTCGCCGACCCGCAAGCGATGTACGGCGCTCCGGCGTCGCCCTTCGGGGATCTCGTGCAAATGAGCCGCGAGGCGAACGCGTACGTGAACCAAACGCACCGAGCCGTCGCCGCGACCGCGAACTCGACGTTTGCGGCTGACCAGCTCGCGGACCGCACGCAAGGT
Coding sequences within it:
- a CDS encoding nucleotidyl transferase AbiEii/AbiGii toxin family protein; the encoded protein is MTGDTLARALRSAAADLTALGVPFALVGGLAVSLRGYVRFTRDIDFAVATTSDAAVEALVREARARGYQVDALVEQDDAARIATVRLGSPLGVTVDLLAASSGIEAEIVSRSERVAWDDTFSLPVARVEELVALKVLSMTDRRPRDQGDALALLRLGLSMPELEANLRLIEARGFHRQQDLLQKLADLRTALAGA
- a CDS encoding Uma2 family endonuclease, which encodes MADAAERRATYADILNAPAHHVAEIVFGVLHTHPRPAARHARAASRLGGELDGPFDRGRGGPGGWILLDEPELHLGEDVLVPDLAGWRRARMPQFPYDAAHFTLAPDWVCEVLSPSTSKLDRGDKLTVYAREHVSHTWLLDPLDRTLEILRLEGERWVRLAFYKDAELVRGEPFDAIEFALSGLWPD
- a CDS encoding tetratricopeptide repeat protein, with translation MSGGKIVCGGCGRPMSAAAGARSRCMYCGGSPKEVHVMVGGAESSDPAASITAKLDEMRRPAQPMTAAERERLFDAAKAKLIGHIDAGRHEEALVAFDEALMLVRDPYLLLAKAQHLKALRRPGPALQCLEEALAVDGSLTDAWFEKADLLETLGHLPQSLVAYDQVLQQDPKRINAWCDRGHVLGRMGQLAEALRSYESALAIDAYSPHAWFNKATAEMALQRTAAAADSFRRFLSVDLPPQFAPQVAHARAMLAKLGG
- a CDS encoding flagellar biosynthetic protein FliQ, which codes for MTAHPSRPKPRSFIAAALTLVLKLVAVALMLAAPLLGVWMASSLAAFANKATWLPLAAGALLFPGLPLAWDLWSEARRKKGAARFLKFVDRLVLRTLLVNGVFLAVLLGAFPERMFVALSARGDWFLDGTSGPSSERARYATRKVTGAFEWLYKAARENPYRQEKTTKKVLPDGAAVAKPAKPAATSTSTSTPTSTSTSTSTETGTGTGTGTGTGTGNRDDHEAGAFVSDEGGASPRRGGDAGGCGDEHRSGRQIHRRARA